In Heteronotia binoei isolate CCM8104 ecotype False Entrance Well chromosome 1, APGP_CSIRO_Hbin_v1, whole genome shotgun sequence, the genomic window AATAAATGAAATCCCATCCACAATGAATTTAGTACTGATATTCCTCTTTAATGGAATAATTGTTTGCTGTAGTGGTAATTCTGCGCATGAGTCAACACCTAGGTTGCTCCTGGTGTCTTTTGATGGTTTCAGGGCTGATTACCTGAAGACATACGATCTTCCATATCTCCAAGATTTTATCAAAGATGGTGTGCTTGTGGAACACGTTACCAATGCTTTCATCACAAAAACTTTCCCAAATCATTACAGCATAGTCACAGGTTTGTATGAGGAAACCCATGGCATCGTAGCCAATGCCATGTTTGATGCTGCTACGAAGAAGAACTTTTCAGCGTTCCAGCATTCCGATCCTTTTTGGTGGAATGAAGCCATTCCCATTTGGGTCACCAACCAGTGGCAAGAGAACAAAACAAGCGCCGCTGCGATGTGGCCTGGCACAGACGTCCGCATTCACAATACCACCCCTCATTTTTTCATGAAATACCAGCCTTCAGTACATTTCACTGAAAGATTAGAAAACATTGTCAGGTGGCTGAACAGTTCCGACCCACTTGTCACTTTCGCTACTCTTTACTGGGAGGAGCCGGATGCGAGCGGGCACAAGTATGGTCCGGAAGATATTAAAAACATGACCAGTGTCTTACAGGAAGTAGATAAACTTATTGGCCACCTCGTTAAGAGCCTGAAGGTCTCTAAACTGTGGGAGGAAATAAATGTTATAATTACCAGTGATCACGGCATGGCACAGTGTTCCCAGGACAGGCTGATCAAACTGGATCTCTGCATTGAGCCACAGGCATATACTCTGATAGACAAGAGCCCAGTAGCAGCCATACTGCCTCTTAATAGTAAGTATACTTTTGATCAGATGGAATTTAGGTTGACTTATTAAAGTGAAATCTTGCAGATCATTAAAATTGTATCATTCTTGACCCTTGCTAATGTGAGGCTTTGGTGTTTTCTAATTATTTGATTTATACTAGAAACTTTGGAAATAACTTTTGCATGCATTAATAGTTAAAGTTACAAATGATCAAACTGTATTCTAAATGGTGAAAAGTCTGTTCTGCTGTCTTTTCCGCAGCCTATAAGGTATAAAAGCCAGTACGTTAAAGATACTGAGATAAAGCTAAAAGATTCTGTCATGTTGAA contains:
- the ENPP4 gene encoding bis(5'-adenosyl)-triphosphatase ENPP4; the encoded protein is MNLVLIFLFNGIIVCCSGNSAHESTPRLLLVSFDGFRADYLKTYDLPYLQDFIKDGVLVEHVTNAFITKTFPNHYSIVTGLYEETHGIVANAMFDAATKKNFSAFQHSDPFWWNEAIPIWVTNQWQENKTSAAAMWPGTDVRIHNTTPHFFMKYQPSVHFTERLENIVRWLNSSDPLVTFATLYWEEPDASGHKYGPEDIKNMTSVLQEVDKLIGHLVKSLKVSKLWEEINVIITSDHGMAQCSQDRLIKLDLCIEPQAYTLIDKSPVAAILPLNNETYVYNKLKICSDKMKVYRKEEIPDRYHYHHNERIQPIILVADEGWTIVHNETLPRLGDHGYDTAYPSMHPFLAAHGPAFRKGYRLTTMNTVDIYPMMCHILGLTPQPNNGTLSNAKCLLADQWCINIPEAIGIVIGVLMVLTTLTCLIVIMKNRPSLRPFSRLQLQEDDDDPLIG